In the genome of Gemmatimonadota bacterium, one region contains:
- a CDS encoding helix-turn-helix transcriptional regulator codes for MSAPFCTPNMFPIQLRSVSGAAVPNADVDRVNWLREILPNETEQRDYARERGAIVLTEAIGDAMEAANLNRSELAERLGRHKSYVTRALSARQNITIKTLSDLLWACGMEIDSLQLAPVGEALLPRAEVDSFMVETLTRSPQTSLAWSLAETTGNDAPTSNPSASPVATDSTDDTKLAA; via the coding sequence ATGAGCGCACCATTCTGCACTCCCAACATGTTCCCCATTCAGCTTCGATCTGTTAGCGGAGCTGCTGTCCCTAACGCCGATGTCGATCGCGTCAATTGGCTCAGAGAGATCCTCCCGAACGAAACCGAGCAGCGTGATTACGCTCGGGAGCGCGGTGCTATCGTGCTCACCGAAGCGATAGGCGACGCGATGGAAGCGGCAAATTTGAACAGAAGCGAGCTTGCCGAGCGACTCGGTCGACACAAGAGCTACGTAACTCGCGCGCTGAGTGCGCGTCAGAATATCACCATCAAGACCTTGAGCGACCTTCTCTGGGCATGCGGGATGGAGATCGACTCGTTGCAACTCGCGCCCGTCGGAGAAGCACTGCTCCCACGTGCGGAAGTTGATAGTTTCATGGTTGAGACTCTCACGCGGTCGCCACAGACATCGCTCGCCTGGTCATTAGCAGAAACAACCGGGAATGATGCGCCCACATCAAATC